One segment of Clavelina lepadiformis chromosome 2, kaClaLepa1.1, whole genome shotgun sequence DNA contains the following:
- the LOC143447287 gene encoding uncharacterized protein LOC143447287 isoform X1 — protein sequence MNSISKIVSSDYNAKLFQVYTFPLKARKQSSQVSTRAVDLTLVSGSNGEDVVSACIQKLENLGVFSSDFGLMKRIAYVESNFGTNFTSKEAARGIWQISSAIETRFQETSAQFQLSDVINAIGFNFGPDLIDFNNYNFTIPLHAAVAARLYMELLLSSAVPGSVSDQATWWVANYNAGGSISTFTAQVAAFEAANNCTNQETDLWFCIDGSGSIGSTNFQTSKDFVDQVASSFNIDPSEVRTGMSVYSSAVNLVSYFNQHTTNTDFTSAVSSALYPSGGTQTGLAITDVVSNGFRQRNGARPLSQGVPRVLIVLTDGHSGDDVTAPAANAHASGITVFAIGIGSGIDQNEINEIASDPDSQHAYTVADFSSLITYLKNTLLQQACTVSAAIPDSTDVSVGVQPGYAYYGSIQVAISGFVTISFDVTSAVTSSGIVFLGTLPNPSAAFHVSSVQLVAGFVATVSINSSGTQRSRRSVNNSKTPKTGTTTIYLSMVSDGSSNLNVNMKAITTPTASETTSTTTSTFNIDAVGGLIGGLVFIAAIVGTLFWVRMKISRITPYPFILENQQTSSPDIGIKEDALIEIEKVRNTLRTIVSADFASSISIQSTKCLNEAIAAAEILNIPANELLEAKTLLVTCKNKTNELQRIKEDLHNALTENDLNKTVNALAYAESCDYLLSWNPDDVELQTLLQRAKATLIEKSMLENAEAESQKDQLRAMLLEDLENDADKNIILQDIIAFEAVLPSPLEQNSNDLDIIDKAKTNFRRKLKACLQTALQEACAEREITRIESVLAEIDGPVTSKHLKEDLDDEVFSLKIYNARELIKQLQELEKMRLTVLSLEQPLISEIRSYSAPPSGVNAVMAATFVLLGENESKLKEWQSIQVLVGKLGKDALKRRIINCKASDITKSSAKTAYNYIKGHVHEEVAIESKAAAVFLAWCETILREVNDRQGKED from the exons ATGAATTCGATTTCAAAAATTGTGTCAAGTGACTACAATGCAAAGCTTTTTCAGGTTTATACATTTCCATTAAAGGCAAGAAAACAAAG CAGTCAGGTAAGCACAAGAGCCGTGGACCTCACTCTTGTGTCCGGATCTAACGGGGAAGATGTTGTCTCTGCTTGTATTCAGAAATTGGAAAATTTGGGCGTCTTTTCTTCTGATTTCGGACTCATGAAACGAATAGCATACGTCGAATCCAACTTCGGAACCAACTTTACATCAAAAGAAGCAGCGCGGGGAATATGGCAG ATATCTAGCGCAATCGAAACCCGGTTCCAGGAGACAAGCGCGCAATTTCAGCTTTCTGATGTAATTAACGCTATTGGCTTTAACTTCGGACCGGATTTGATTGACTTCAACAATTACAATTTCAC AATACCTTTACACGCGGCTGTGGCAGCACGCCTGTATATGGAACTTCTACTTTCCTCAGCAGTGCCAGGAAGCGTTAGCGACCAAGCTACCTGGTGGGTCGCTAATTACAATGCAGGTGGTTCTATCAGCACTTTTACAGCACAAGTGGCAGCTTTTGAAGCCGCTAACA ACTGCACAAATCAAGAAACAGACTTGTGGTTCTGCATTGACGGTTCAGGAAGCATTGGAAGTACAAATTTTCAAACCTCCAAGGACTTTGTCGATCAAGTTGCCTCGTCGTTCAACATTGACCCAAGTGAAGTGCGTACAGGAATGTCCGTATACTCTAGTGCAGTCAACCTCGTCAGTTACTTCAACCAGCATACGACCAACACTGACTTTACTTCAGCTGTCTCATCTGCTTTGTATCCTAGCG GTGGCACACAAACTGGCTTAGCAATTACTGATGTGGTCAGTAACGGTTTTCGCCAAAGAAACGGAGCTCGACCTTTGTCCCAAGGGGTGCCGCgggttttaattgttttaacagACGGTCACAGCGGGGATGATGTGACGGCACCAGCAGCTAAC GCGCACGCGTCCGGGATCACTGTGTTCGCAATTGGAATCGGTAGCGGTATTGATCAAAACGAAATTAATGAAATAGCAAGCGACCCAGATAGCCAGCATGCCTATACCGTGGCTGACTTCAGTTCTTTAATAACATACCTGAAAAACACATTATTGCAGCAAGCATGCACCGTGTCAGCAGCAATACCG GATAGCACGGATGTATCGGTCGGTGTGCAACCGGGCTACGCCTACTACGGTTCAATTCAAGTTGCTATTTCCGGATTTGTCACCATCAGTTTTGACGTGACTAGTGCGGTAACCAGTTCCGGAATAGTATTTCTGGGCACTTTACCCAATCCAAGCGCAGCATTCCACGTGAGCTCAGTTCAACTAGTTGCA GGGTTTGTGGCAACTGTGAGTATTAACTCCAGCGGTACACAAAGATCCCGGCGTAGTGTGAATAACTCAAAAACACCTAAAACCGGAACTACAACGATTTATTTGTCAATGGTATCAGACGGTTCTTCTAACTTGAATGTCAACATGAAG GCAATTACAACGCCAACAGCAAGCGAAACTACGTCAACAACAACATCAACTTTCAACATTGATGCCGTGGGGGGATTGATCGGTGGATTGGTGTTTATAGCTGCAATCGTAGGGACCTTGTTTTGGGTTCGCATGAAAATATCCAGAATAACACCTTATCCTTTCATTCTTGAAAACCAACAGACCTCTTCTCCGGACATTGGAATTAAAGAA GACGCATTGATTGAGATAGAGAAAGTTAGAAACACACTTCGAACAATAGTATCGGCTGACTTTGCCTCATCAATATCCATACAAAGCACGAAATGTCTTAATGAAGCTATTGCTGCAGCAGAAATACTGAATATACCAGCAAATGAACTATTGGAAGCTAAAACGTTACTGGTTacatgcaaaaacaaaacgaaTGAG ttgCAACGCATTAAGGAGGATCTCCACAACGCTTTAACTGAAAACGACCTGAATAAAACCGTTAATGCTTTAGCATATGCTGAGTCATGTGACTATCTGCTATCATGGAATCCTGACGACGTTGAATTACAAACACTTCTACAAAGAGCGAAAGCCACGTTAATCGAAAAGTCCATGTTAGAAAATGCGGAAGCAGAATCACAAAAAGATCAACTGAGAGCTATGTTGTTAGAAGATTTGGAAAATGATGCCGATAA AAATATCATCCTTCAAGATATCATTGCCTTCGAAGCCGTACTTCCGTCTCCACTAGAACAGAATAGCAATGACTTGGATATTATTGATAAagctaaaacaaattttcgtAGAAAGTTGAAAGCCTGCCTACAAACTGCCTTACAGGAAGCGTGTGCAGAACGCGAAATAACGCGTATAGAATCAGTTCTTGCTGAAATAGATGGACCTGTCACCAGCAAACATCTTAAGGAAGATTTAGATGACGAGgttttcagtttaaaaatcTACAATGCAAGAGAATTGATCAAACAACTTCAGGAATTGGAGAAAATGCGTTTAACCGTTTTATCTCTAGAACAGCCCCTGATATCTGAGATCCGTAGCTACTCAGCGCCACCATCTGGCGTTAACGCAGTCATGGCAGCAACGTTTGTGTTACTGGGGGAAAATGAAAGCAAACTAAAA GAATGGCAAAGCATTCAAGTCCTAGTTGGAAAACTAGGCAAAGATGCTTTAAAAAGAAGAATTATAAATTGCAAAGCGAGTGACATCACAAAATCATCTGCGAAGACAGCTTACAACTACATCAAAGGTCACGTCCATGAAGAAGTAGCAATCGAAAGCAAAGCAGCTGCAGTGTTTTTAGCATGG TGTGAGACGATACTAAGAGAAGTGAATGATCGCCAGGGGAAGGAAGATTAA
- the LOC143447287 gene encoding uncharacterized protein LOC143447287 isoform X2, producing MKIFPFCSILIVLYYTNVRGRLILQSSQVSTRAVDLTLVSGSNGEDVVSACIQKLENLGVFSSDFGLMKRIAYVESNFGTNFTSKEAARGIWQISSAIETRFQETSAQFQLSDVINAIGFNFGPDLIDFNNYNFTIPLHAAVAARLYMELLLSSAVPGSVSDQATWWVANYNAGGSISTFTAQVAAFEAANNCTNQETDLWFCIDGSGSIGSTNFQTSKDFVDQVASSFNIDPSEVRTGMSVYSSAVNLVSYFNQHTTNTDFTSAVSSALYPSGGTQTGLAITDVVSNGFRQRNGARPLSQGVPRVLIVLTDGHSGDDVTAPAANAHASGITVFAIGIGSGIDQNEINEIASDPDSQHAYTVADFSSLITYLKNTLLQQACTVSAAIPDSTDVSVGVQPGYAYYGSIQVAISGFVTISFDVTSAVTSSGIVFLGTLPNPSAAFHVSSVQLVAGFVATVSINSSGTQRSRRSVNNSKTPKTGTTTIYLSMVSDGSSNLNVNMKAITTPTASETTSTTTSTFNIDAVGGLIGGLVFIAAIVGTLFWVRMKISRITPYPFILENQQTSSPDIGIKEDALIEIEKVRNTLRTIVSADFASSISIQSTKCLNEAIAAAEILNIPANELLEAKTLLVTCKNKTNELQRIKEDLHNALTENDLNKTVNALAYAESCDYLLSWNPDDVELQTLLQRAKATLIEKSMLENAEAESQKDQLRAMLLEDLENDADKNIILQDIIAFEAVLPSPLEQNSNDLDIIDKAKTNFRRKLKACLQTALQEACAEREITRIESVLAEIDGPVTSKHLKEDLDDEVFSLKIYNARELIKQLQELEKMRLTVLSLEQPLISEIRSYSAPPSGVNAVMAATFVLLGENESKLKEWQSIQVLVGKLGKDALKRRIINCKASDITKSSAKTAYNYIKGHVHEEVAIESKAAAVFLAWCETILREVNDRQGKED from the exons atgaaaatatttcctttttGCTCCATATTGATTGTACTGTACTACACTAATGTGAGAGGCAGACTAATTTTACAAAG CAGTCAGGTAAGCACAAGAGCCGTGGACCTCACTCTTGTGTCCGGATCTAACGGGGAAGATGTTGTCTCTGCTTGTATTCAGAAATTGGAAAATTTGGGCGTCTTTTCTTCTGATTTCGGACTCATGAAACGAATAGCATACGTCGAATCCAACTTCGGAACCAACTTTACATCAAAAGAAGCAGCGCGGGGAATATGGCAG ATATCTAGCGCAATCGAAACCCGGTTCCAGGAGACAAGCGCGCAATTTCAGCTTTCTGATGTAATTAACGCTATTGGCTTTAACTTCGGACCGGATTTGATTGACTTCAACAATTACAATTTCAC AATACCTTTACACGCGGCTGTGGCAGCACGCCTGTATATGGAACTTCTACTTTCCTCAGCAGTGCCAGGAAGCGTTAGCGACCAAGCTACCTGGTGGGTCGCTAATTACAATGCAGGTGGTTCTATCAGCACTTTTACAGCACAAGTGGCAGCTTTTGAAGCCGCTAACA ACTGCACAAATCAAGAAACAGACTTGTGGTTCTGCATTGACGGTTCAGGAAGCATTGGAAGTACAAATTTTCAAACCTCCAAGGACTTTGTCGATCAAGTTGCCTCGTCGTTCAACATTGACCCAAGTGAAGTGCGTACAGGAATGTCCGTATACTCTAGTGCAGTCAACCTCGTCAGTTACTTCAACCAGCATACGACCAACACTGACTTTACTTCAGCTGTCTCATCTGCTTTGTATCCTAGCG GTGGCACACAAACTGGCTTAGCAATTACTGATGTGGTCAGTAACGGTTTTCGCCAAAGAAACGGAGCTCGACCTTTGTCCCAAGGGGTGCCGCgggttttaattgttttaacagACGGTCACAGCGGGGATGATGTGACGGCACCAGCAGCTAAC GCGCACGCGTCCGGGATCACTGTGTTCGCAATTGGAATCGGTAGCGGTATTGATCAAAACGAAATTAATGAAATAGCAAGCGACCCAGATAGCCAGCATGCCTATACCGTGGCTGACTTCAGTTCTTTAATAACATACCTGAAAAACACATTATTGCAGCAAGCATGCACCGTGTCAGCAGCAATACCG GATAGCACGGATGTATCGGTCGGTGTGCAACCGGGCTACGCCTACTACGGTTCAATTCAAGTTGCTATTTCCGGATTTGTCACCATCAGTTTTGACGTGACTAGTGCGGTAACCAGTTCCGGAATAGTATTTCTGGGCACTTTACCCAATCCAAGCGCAGCATTCCACGTGAGCTCAGTTCAACTAGTTGCA GGGTTTGTGGCAACTGTGAGTATTAACTCCAGCGGTACACAAAGATCCCGGCGTAGTGTGAATAACTCAAAAACACCTAAAACCGGAACTACAACGATTTATTTGTCAATGGTATCAGACGGTTCTTCTAACTTGAATGTCAACATGAAG GCAATTACAACGCCAACAGCAAGCGAAACTACGTCAACAACAACATCAACTTTCAACATTGATGCCGTGGGGGGATTGATCGGTGGATTGGTGTTTATAGCTGCAATCGTAGGGACCTTGTTTTGGGTTCGCATGAAAATATCCAGAATAACACCTTATCCTTTCATTCTTGAAAACCAACAGACCTCTTCTCCGGACATTGGAATTAAAGAA GACGCATTGATTGAGATAGAGAAAGTTAGAAACACACTTCGAACAATAGTATCGGCTGACTTTGCCTCATCAATATCCATACAAAGCACGAAATGTCTTAATGAAGCTATTGCTGCAGCAGAAATACTGAATATACCAGCAAATGAACTATTGGAAGCTAAAACGTTACTGGTTacatgcaaaaacaaaacgaaTGAG ttgCAACGCATTAAGGAGGATCTCCACAACGCTTTAACTGAAAACGACCTGAATAAAACCGTTAATGCTTTAGCATATGCTGAGTCATGTGACTATCTGCTATCATGGAATCCTGACGACGTTGAATTACAAACACTTCTACAAAGAGCGAAAGCCACGTTAATCGAAAAGTCCATGTTAGAAAATGCGGAAGCAGAATCACAAAAAGATCAACTGAGAGCTATGTTGTTAGAAGATTTGGAAAATGATGCCGATAA AAATATCATCCTTCAAGATATCATTGCCTTCGAAGCCGTACTTCCGTCTCCACTAGAACAGAATAGCAATGACTTGGATATTATTGATAAagctaaaacaaattttcgtAGAAAGTTGAAAGCCTGCCTACAAACTGCCTTACAGGAAGCGTGTGCAGAACGCGAAATAACGCGTATAGAATCAGTTCTTGCTGAAATAGATGGACCTGTCACCAGCAAACATCTTAAGGAAGATTTAGATGACGAGgttttcagtttaaaaatcTACAATGCAAGAGAATTGATCAAACAACTTCAGGAATTGGAGAAAATGCGTTTAACCGTTTTATCTCTAGAACAGCCCCTGATATCTGAGATCCGTAGCTACTCAGCGCCACCATCTGGCGTTAACGCAGTCATGGCAGCAACGTTTGTGTTACTGGGGGAAAATGAAAGCAAACTAAAA GAATGGCAAAGCATTCAAGTCCTAGTTGGAAAACTAGGCAAAGATGCTTTAAAAAGAAGAATTATAAATTGCAAAGCGAGTGACATCACAAAATCATCTGCGAAGACAGCTTACAACTACATCAAAGGTCACGTCCATGAAGAAGTAGCAATCGAAAGCAAAGCAGCTGCAGTGTTTTTAGCATGG TGTGAGACGATACTAAGAGAAGTGAATGATCGCCAGGGGAAGGAAGATTAA